A stretch of Allostreptomyces psammosilenae DNA encodes these proteins:
- a CDS encoding SseB family protein, protein MTLKNIPDPGFAGDSGSADPQLVAALDRYRDAPGEPARRAEVFSALAAARLLVPVVALLGEAETGPDGLRREKTSDMAVPTIQAPDGRRALPAFTSTEALARWRPDARPVPVPAARAAQAAYGEQADTLLIDLAGPVPVQLTGAELLALAEGRGSADPAADPGVTAALRTLLAGEPAVRRAVLVPGEPGSPTDATLGVELDPALAAEEMVGTVRRLAEALAQAPALRARLVRGLDLAVLEPGSAVEGQWFHP, encoded by the coding sequence GTGACGCTGAAGAACATCCCGGACCCCGGGTTCGCCGGTGACTCCGGCTCCGCCGACCCACAGCTGGTAGCGGCCCTCGACCGCTACCGGGACGCCCCCGGCGAGCCCGCCCGTCGCGCCGAGGTGTTCTCCGCCCTCGCCGCCGCCCGGCTGCTCGTCCCGGTCGTGGCCCTCCTGGGGGAGGCCGAGACCGGCCCGGACGGGCTGCGCCGGGAGAAGACCAGCGACATGGCCGTGCCGACCATCCAGGCCCCGGACGGCCGCCGTGCCCTCCCCGCCTTCACCTCCACCGAGGCCCTCGCCCGCTGGCGGCCGGACGCCCGGCCGGTGCCGGTGCCCGCGGCCCGCGCCGCCCAGGCGGCCTACGGCGAGCAGGCCGACACCCTGCTGATCGACCTCGCCGGGCCGGTCCCCGTCCAGCTCACCGGCGCGGAGCTGCTGGCGCTCGCGGAGGGGCGCGGCAGCGCCGACCCCGCCGCCGATCCCGGGGTCACGGCCGCCCTGCGCACCCTGCTGGCGGGGGAACCAGCGGTGCGGCGCGCCGTCCTGGTGCCCGGCGAGCCCGGTTCGCCGACCGACGCCACGCTCGGTGTCGAGTTGGACCCCGCCCTCGCGGCGGAGGAGATGGTCGGCACGGTCCGACGACTGGCCGAGGCGCTGGCGCAGGCCCCCGCGCTCCGCGCCCGCCTGGTGCGCGGGCTGGACCTCGCGGTGCTGGAGCCCGGCTCGGCCGTCGAGGGGCAGTGGTTCCACCCCTGA
- a CDS encoding SDR family NAD(P)-dependent oxidoreductase: MKSSIIVTGASAGLGLCASQELAAAGHHVVLAVRSVERGEAAAERIRAKTPGASLEVLRLDLASLASVRTGVKEFLANGDRPPLHGLVCNAGIQVVSGVKRTQDGFEMTFGTNHLGHFLLIQLLLEHVAEPGRIILVSSETHQGPRKSMGFPAPVWEDPRALADPSKSRLDGSPKSGRIRYATSKLANLYATYELARRVEGRRITVNAFDPGLMPETGLDRDWPPLMQRMYHGMAPLLTRLVPGARSVAQSGADLAWMVTAPELAEVSGAYYSGRRRVPSSAESHDQARARELWEASEELVAERS; the protein is encoded by the coding sequence ATGAAGAGCTCGATCATCGTCACTGGTGCATCCGCCGGCCTCGGGCTGTGTGCTTCCCAGGAACTGGCCGCGGCGGGGCACCACGTCGTCCTCGCCGTCCGCAGCGTGGAGCGCGGTGAGGCGGCCGCCGAGCGGATCCGGGCGAAGACGCCGGGCGCGAGCCTGGAGGTGCTCAGGCTGGACCTGGCCTCGCTCGCCTCGGTGCGCACCGGCGTCAAGGAGTTCCTGGCGAACGGTGACCGGCCGCCGCTGCACGGCCTGGTGTGCAACGCGGGTATCCAGGTGGTGAGCGGGGTGAAGCGCACCCAGGACGGTTTCGAGATGACCTTCGGCACCAACCATCTCGGCCACTTCCTGCTGATCCAGCTGCTGCTGGAGCACGTCGCCGAGCCGGGGCGGATCATCCTGGTCTCCAGCGAGACCCACCAGGGGCCGCGCAAGTCCATGGGCTTCCCGGCGCCGGTGTGGGAGGACCCGCGGGCGCTGGCCGACCCCTCGAAGTCCCGGCTGGACGGCTCCCCGAAGTCGGGGCGGATCCGCTACGCGACCTCGAAGCTGGCCAACCTCTACGCCACCTACGAGCTGGCGCGCCGGGTGGAGGGTCGCCGGATCACGGTGAACGCCTTCGACCCGGGCCTGATGCCGGAGACGGGTCTGGACCGGGACTGGCCGCCGCTGATGCAGCGCATGTACCACGGGATGGCGCCGCTGCTCACCCGGTTGGTGCCGGGTGCCCGGTCGGTGGCGCAGTCGGGGGCGGACCTGGCCTGGATGGTGACGGCGCCGGAGCTGGCCGAGGTGAGCGGCGCCTACTACTCGGGGCGGCGGCGGGTGCCGAGTTCGGCGGAGTCGCACGACCAGGCCCGGGCGCGGGAGCTGTGGGAGGCCTCGGAGGAGCTGGTGGCGGAGCGTTCCTGA
- a CDS encoding type I polyketide synthase translates to MTTSNERTGGAAQATAPGRQDVLRRALAELKATRAELALAKQARHEPLAVVGIGCRLPGGVRGVEQFWDLLTEGRSGIVEVPADRWDVDEFYDPDPEAAGRTYTRHGGFVDGIREFDPGLFGIPPREAVSIDPQHRMVLEVAWEALEHAGVAPDSLRGSATGVFMGMGGSDYERLGLSAGDHTMIDAYSATGNAANFGANRLSYVLGLEGPSMVVDTACSSSLVALHLACQALRAGECDLALAGGVSLLLAPDTTLALASGRMLSPEGQCKTFDASADGYVRGEGCGVVVLKRLSTAVEAGDEILAVIRGSAVNQDGKSSGLTVPRSAAQQAVVRRALSVGGVAPSEVGYVEAHGTGTSLGDPIEVRALGRVLGEGRSEDNPVALGSVKTNIGHLEAAAGVAGFIKAVLVVQRGQIPPHLNLEEPNPHVAWDELPVTVPTELTEWNDARRVAGISAFGFGGTNAHMVIESPPAPAEPAERPELAGPVLVKVAATGAEALRSSAAALATFVEEGTDLDLAEVAWAAGVGRAELNDRAAVVAGSLKELATGLRAVAAGEDTAGVARGRRPAGSAPRLGFVVPEPSPAIAGALHGLYGQVPAITEAVDALAPVLGPVTELPLKALVEPGDEAARALATEEVGRPALYALAVALGSWWRSVGVEPDLTTGHGAGAYAAAALAGVFPVEDGARLVTALDLTEESFEGVTLRVPEVVFVSDTTGAPVGDEIATADYWLRHAQYPARPADALRALVERGTRTLVELGTGELLALAGQAAAAAGADTPVTLASATSDGPEQARQRLLESLARVWAEGADVDWTRVNPRPARAAKLPSYPFQRRTYWLPTPERPAATAARPGVGDGQALRPRLLETATGEVIGETELSLRLLPFLAEHRVHGRIVVPGVVYLELVLRSAEQVFDGPVGIEDLTLSRPLVLSDDDTRTVQVVIEPAVSGKTRVSVHSKDPQTGWHPHLSAVIVAGDGAAEPTEGAGTAFADARERCTDSVDHEEFYRRAWHPSFALGPSFQLVERAERGPGVAVGLLVPPDPACAGIRAGIRPDLLLLDACVQMVALAGFAQPESWDERPVHLGTGYESMVVHDSVVAGPVWCTAVTREATDGSLTGDLLLTTEDGALVARMRGVSFRAVTPAMLDRMISAGTSGGAAQRATGSGPDVAQLLAADETEATRRIQDHLVRLLAAVLGSAPEDIDLDVPVTVAADSLMLAELKSAVDKDFDIALPMEVIFDDGRLPGLASWILDELRELAPQPEEQEEPAPAAPAADAPATQTETETAPAPAPTPAAEPQPGTPATAPAATAPAAPAAARPARGRRSRVMTVEQMAERAELDASFTVKGEPEPEGTAPESVLLTGSTGFVGAFLLADLLERTGGDVHCLVRAEDEAHARRRLLGNLEKYNLDVGENASRIVPVLGDLAEPRMGIGEQDFTDLHARIGSIFHCGAIVKWTYPYRALEAPNVQGTREALRLATVGAPRPVHFISTVGVFSSKEFTAETVTETDDMMTSGPLVVGYAQSKWVAEKMVRNAHAQGLPVTIHRVNTAGHSVTGAFNRLDHLSLIIKGCAEAGIAPTDVNMALQPAPIDYVSKAIVTLAGKPEANGGTFHLVNDNHRMTWGDFFGHIEDYGFPMERLPFAEWKDRVTSRDVGTMALFGLAPFLNDAVDDVRLPRSEDAVTRAALEGTGVECPPLDAQLIRTYLDYFIECGFMDGPGSRSA, encoded by the coding sequence ATGACAACGAGTAACGAGCGGACCGGGGGGGCCGCGCAGGCGACCGCACCGGGCCGGCAGGATGTGTTGAGGCGCGCCCTCGCCGAACTGAAGGCCACCCGGGCCGAGCTGGCGCTGGCCAAGCAGGCCCGCCACGAGCCGCTGGCCGTGGTCGGGATCGGCTGCCGCCTCCCGGGCGGCGTCCGCGGCGTGGAGCAGTTCTGGGACCTGCTCACCGAGGGGCGCTCCGGGATCGTCGAGGTCCCCGCCGACCGGTGGGACGTCGACGAGTTCTACGACCCGGACCCGGAGGCGGCCGGCCGCACCTACACCCGGCACGGCGGCTTCGTCGACGGCATCCGGGAGTTCGACCCGGGCCTGTTCGGCATCCCGCCCCGCGAGGCGGTGAGCATCGACCCGCAGCACCGGATGGTGCTGGAGGTCGCCTGGGAGGCCCTGGAGCACGCCGGGGTGGCCCCCGACTCGCTCCGCGGCAGCGCCACCGGCGTCTTCATGGGCATGGGCGGCAGCGACTACGAGCGCCTCGGCCTGTCCGCGGGCGACCACACCATGATCGACGCCTACTCGGCCACCGGAAACGCCGCCAACTTCGGCGCCAACCGGCTGTCCTACGTGCTGGGCCTGGAGGGCCCCAGCATGGTCGTCGACACGGCCTGCTCCTCCTCCCTGGTGGCGCTGCACCTGGCCTGCCAGGCCCTGCGCGCCGGCGAGTGCGACCTCGCCCTGGCCGGCGGCGTGAGCCTGCTGCTCGCCCCGGACACCACCCTGGCGCTGGCCAGCGGGCGGATGCTCTCGCCCGAGGGCCAGTGCAAGACCTTCGACGCCTCCGCCGACGGCTACGTGCGCGGCGAGGGCTGCGGCGTGGTCGTGCTCAAGCGGCTGTCGACCGCCGTGGAGGCCGGCGACGAGATCCTCGCCGTCATCCGCGGCTCCGCCGTCAACCAGGACGGCAAGTCCTCCGGCCTCACCGTCCCGCGCTCCGCCGCCCAGCAGGCCGTCGTCCGGCGGGCGCTGTCCGTGGGCGGCGTGGCCCCCAGCGAGGTCGGCTACGTCGAGGCGCACGGCACCGGCACCTCCCTCGGCGACCCCATCGAGGTGCGGGCGCTCGGCCGGGTGCTCGGCGAGGGCCGCTCGGAGGACAACCCGGTGGCGCTGGGCTCGGTGAAGACCAACATCGGGCACCTGGAGGCCGCCGCCGGCGTCGCCGGCTTCATCAAGGCCGTGCTGGTCGTCCAGCGCGGCCAGATCCCGCCGCACCTGAACCTGGAGGAGCCCAACCCCCACGTGGCGTGGGACGAGCTCCCGGTGACGGTGCCCACCGAGCTCACCGAGTGGAACGACGCCCGCCGCGTCGCCGGCATCTCCGCCTTCGGCTTCGGCGGCACCAACGCCCACATGGTCATCGAGTCCCCGCCCGCCCCCGCCGAGCCGGCCGAGCGGCCCGAGCTCGCCGGGCCGGTGCTGGTGAAGGTGGCCGCCACCGGCGCGGAGGCCCTGCGGTCCTCCGCCGCCGCGCTGGCGACCTTCGTCGAAGAGGGCACCGACCTGGACCTGGCCGAGGTGGCCTGGGCCGCCGGCGTCGGCCGGGCCGAGCTGAACGACCGCGCCGCGGTCGTCGCCGGCTCCCTGAAGGAACTCGCCACCGGCCTGCGCGCGGTCGCCGCCGGCGAGGACACCGCCGGGGTGGCGCGCGGACGCCGGCCGGCCGGCTCCGCGCCGCGGCTCGGCTTCGTCGTGCCCGAGCCGAGCCCGGCCATCGCCGGGGCGCTGCACGGCCTGTACGGCCAGGTGCCGGCGATCACCGAGGCGGTGGACGCCCTCGCCCCGGTGCTCGGCCCGGTCACCGAACTGCCGCTGAAGGCCCTGGTGGAGCCCGGGGACGAGGCGGCGCGGGCGCTCGCCACCGAGGAGGTGGGCCGGCCCGCGCTGTACGCCCTCGCCGTCGCCCTGGGCTCCTGGTGGCGCTCCGTCGGCGTCGAACCCGACCTGACGACCGGCCACGGCGCCGGCGCCTACGCCGCCGCCGCCCTGGCCGGGGTGTTCCCCGTGGAGGACGGCGCCCGCCTGGTCACCGCCCTCGACCTCACCGAGGAGTCCTTCGAGGGCGTCACGCTCCGGGTGCCGGAGGTCGTCTTCGTCTCCGACACCACCGGCGCCCCGGTCGGCGACGAGATCGCCACCGCCGACTACTGGCTGCGGCACGCCCAGTACCCCGCCCGCCCGGCCGACGCCCTGCGCGCCCTGGTGGAGCGCGGCACCCGCACCCTGGTCGAGCTCGGCACCGGCGAACTCCTCGCCCTGGCCGGGCAGGCCGCCGCGGCCGCCGGCGCGGACACCCCGGTCACCCTGGCCTCGGCCACCTCCGACGGCCCCGAGCAGGCCCGGCAGCGGCTGCTGGAGTCCCTGGCCCGGGTCTGGGCCGAGGGCGCCGACGTGGACTGGACCCGGGTCAACCCCCGCCCGGCCCGCGCCGCCAAGCTCCCCAGCTACCCCTTCCAGCGGCGCACCTACTGGCTGCCGACCCCCGAGCGGCCCGCGGCCACCGCGGCCCGCCCCGGCGTCGGCGACGGCCAGGCGCTGCGGCCCCGGCTGCTGGAGACCGCCACCGGCGAGGTCATCGGCGAGACCGAGCTCTCCCTCCGCCTGCTGCCCTTCCTGGCCGAACACCGGGTGCACGGGCGCATCGTGGTCCCCGGCGTGGTGTACCTGGAACTGGTGCTGCGCTCCGCCGAGCAGGTCTTCGACGGCCCCGTGGGCATCGAGGACCTGACGCTCTCCCGGCCCCTGGTGCTCTCCGACGACGACACCCGCACCGTGCAGGTCGTCATCGAACCGGCCGTCTCCGGCAAGACCCGGGTCTCGGTGCACAGCAAGGACCCGCAGACCGGATGGCACCCGCACCTGAGCGCCGTCATCGTCGCCGGCGACGGCGCCGCCGAGCCCACCGAGGGCGCCGGCACGGCCTTCGCCGACGCCCGGGAGCGCTGCACGGACAGCGTCGACCACGAGGAGTTCTACCGCCGCGCCTGGCACCCCTCCTTCGCCCTCGGCCCGAGCTTCCAGCTCGTCGAGCGCGCGGAGCGCGGGCCCGGCGTGGCCGTCGGCCTGCTGGTGCCGCCGGACCCGGCCTGCGCCGGCATCCGCGCGGGCATCCGCCCCGACCTGCTGCTGCTGGACGCCTGCGTGCAGATGGTGGCCCTGGCCGGCTTCGCCCAGCCGGAGAGCTGGGACGAGCGGCCCGTGCACCTCGGCACCGGCTACGAGTCGATGGTGGTGCACGACTCCGTGGTCGCCGGCCCCGTCTGGTGCACCGCGGTCACCCGCGAGGCCACCGACGGCTCGCTCACCGGCGACCTGCTGCTCACCACCGAGGACGGCGCACTGGTCGCGCGGATGCGCGGCGTGTCCTTCCGCGCCGTCACCCCGGCGATGCTGGACCGGATGATCTCCGCCGGCACCTCCGGCGGCGCGGCCCAGCGCGCCACCGGCTCCGGGCCCGACGTCGCGCAGCTGCTCGCCGCCGACGAGACCGAGGCCACCCGGCGGATCCAGGACCACCTGGTGCGGCTGCTGGCCGCCGTCCTCGGCTCCGCGCCGGAGGACATCGACCTCGACGTGCCGGTCACCGTCGCCGCCGACTCGCTGATGCTCGCCGAGCTGAAGTCCGCCGTGGACAAGGACTTCGACATCGCCCTGCCGATGGAGGTCATCTTCGACGACGGGCGGCTGCCCGGCCTCGCCTCCTGGATCCTCGACGAGCTCCGCGAACTCGCCCCGCAGCCCGAGGAGCAGGAGGAGCCGGCCCCCGCCGCCCCGGCCGCGGACGCCCCGGCGACGCAGACGGAGACGGAGACGGCGCCCGCCCCGGCACCGACCCCGGCCGCCGAGCCCCAGCCCGGCACCCCCGCCACCGCCCCGGCCGCCACCGCCCCGGCCGCGCCCGCCGCCGCCCGGCCGGCCCGCGGCCGCCGCTCCCGGGTGATGACCGTGGAGCAGATGGCGGAACGGGCCGAACTGGACGCCTCCTTCACCGTCAAGGGAGAACCCGAACCCGAGGGCACCGCCCCCGAGTCGGTGCTGCTCACCGGATCGACCGGCTTCGTCGGCGCCTTCCTCCTCGCCGACCTGCTGGAGCGCACCGGCGGCGACGTCCACTGCCTGGTGCGCGCCGAGGACGAGGCGCACGCCCGCCGGCGGTTGCTCGGCAACCTGGAGAAGTACAACCTCGACGTCGGCGAGAACGCCTCCCGGATCGTGCCGGTCCTCGGCGACCTCGCCGAGCCCCGGATGGGCATCGGCGAGCAGGACTTCACCGACCTGCACGCCCGGATCGGCAGCATCTTCCACTGCGGCGCCATCGTGAAGTGGACCTACCCCTACCGGGCCCTGGAGGCGCCGAACGTCCAGGGCACCCGGGAGGCGCTGCGACTCGCCACCGTCGGGGCACCCCGCCCGGTGCACTTCATCTCCACGGTCGGCGTCTTCTCCTCCAAGGAGTTCACCGCGGAGACGGTCACCGAGACCGACGACATGATGACCAGCGGCCCGCTGGTCGTCGGCTACGCCCAGTCCAAGTGGGTCGCGGAGAAGATGGTCCGCAACGCCCACGCCCAGGGCCTGCCGGTCACCATCCACCGGGTCAACACGGCCGGCCACAGCGTCACCGGGGCCTTCAACCGGCTGGACCACCTCAGCCTGATCATCAAGGGCTGCGCGGAGGCCGGCATCGCCCCCACGGACGTCAACATGGCGCTGCAGCCCGCGCCGATCGACTACGTCTCCAAGGCCATCGTCACCCTGGCCGGCAAGCCCGAGGCCAATGGCGGAACGTTCCACCTGGTCAACGACAACCACCGGATGACCTGGGGCGACTTCTTCGGCCACATCGAGGACTACGGCTTCCCGATGGAGCGGCTGCCCTTCGCCGAGTGGAAGGACCGGGTCACCAGCCGGGACGTCGGCACCATGGCGCTGTTCGGCCTCGCCCCCTTCCTCAACGACGCCGTCGACGACGTGCGCCTGCCGAGGTCGGAGGACGCCGTCACCCGCGCCGCGCTGGAGGGAACGGGCGTCGAATGCCCGCCGCTGGACGCCCAACTGATCCGCACCTACCTCGACTACTTCATCGAGTGCGGCTTCATGGACGGCCCCGGCTCCCGCTCCGCCTGA
- a CDS encoding cytochrome P450, producing the protein MTSPTIVIDLADVEYKTNPWPTYVRLREEAPVYYVPEGTWDGQDFYVLSRYDEVALALKDKKRFSSQIQTQGYLNLPMLVNRDAPEHTRLRHMANKSFNARLVRTLGDWVQGIIDDLIQEILAQDKVEFVEAFTTALPLRVVGGMLGIPLDRKADLRRWSAAVMASFAVAAGMDPDEAPGFYEDIVEFGNYMGELAQARRGKPNQEDILGELVAQNEAGDMTRDEMVTMAWSFVAAGHETTMNLLGGGIHMLLTDDALAKRLTAEPERTKDFIEEYLRIYSPTQWLLRRTNEDIELHGVQIPKGALLHVVLGSANRDPRKFDNPDVFDIDRKGLGEHLGFGAGPHFCPGAALSRLLAETAFRSFYPILDKLSIDPNDPPRLRTTQGSYGIARMGIIVNR; encoded by the coding sequence ATGACCTCCCCGACCATCGTCATCGACCTGGCGGACGTCGAGTACAAGACCAACCCGTGGCCCACCTACGTCCGGCTGCGCGAGGAGGCCCCGGTCTACTACGTGCCCGAGGGCACCTGGGACGGCCAGGACTTCTACGTGCTCAGCCGCTACGACGAGGTCGCCCTGGCGCTCAAGGACAAGAAGCGCTTCTCCTCGCAGATCCAGACCCAGGGCTACCTCAACCTGCCCATGCTGGTGAACCGGGACGCCCCCGAGCACACCCGGCTGCGGCACATGGCCAACAAGTCGTTCAACGCCCGCCTGGTGCGCACCCTCGGCGACTGGGTCCAGGGCATCATCGACGACCTCATCCAGGAGATCCTCGCCCAGGACAAGGTCGAGTTCGTCGAGGCGTTCACCACCGCGCTGCCGCTGCGCGTGGTCGGCGGCATGCTCGGCATCCCGCTCGACCGCAAGGCCGACCTGCGGCGCTGGTCCGCCGCCGTCATGGCCTCCTTCGCCGTGGCCGCCGGCATGGACCCGGACGAGGCGCCCGGCTTCTACGAGGACATCGTCGAGTTCGGCAACTACATGGGCGAACTCGCCCAGGCGCGCCGCGGCAAGCCCAACCAGGAGGACATCCTCGGCGAGCTCGTCGCCCAGAACGAGGCCGGCGACATGACCCGCGACGAGATGGTCACCATGGCCTGGTCCTTCGTCGCCGCCGGCCACGAGACCACCATGAACCTGCTCGGCGGCGGCATCCACATGCTGCTCACCGACGACGCCCTGGCCAAGCGGCTGACCGCCGAGCCCGAGCGCACCAAGGACTTCATCGAGGAGTACCTGCGGATCTACAGCCCCACCCAGTGGCTGCTGCGCCGCACCAACGAGGACATCGAACTGCACGGCGTGCAGATCCCCAAGGGCGCGCTGCTGCACGTCGTCCTCGGATCGGCCAACCGCGACCCGCGCAAGTTCGACAACCCCGACGTCTTCGACATCGACCGCAAGGGCCTGGGCGAGCACCTCGGGTTCGGCGCCGGCCCGCACTTCTGCCCGGGCGCCGCGCTCTCCCGGCTGCTGGCGGAGACCGCCTTCCGCTCCTTCTACCCGATCCTCGACAAGCTCTCCATCGACCCGAACGACCCGCCGCGCCTGCGCACCACGCAGGGCTCCTACGGAATCGCCCGCATGGGCATTATCGTGAACCGCTGA
- a CDS encoding FAD-dependent monooxygenase — protein MNGNVYSRRQLLRYGTVAAGAAVLSGGLLSRTAAASEPVDVAIIGSGYAGSVAALRLAEAGINSVVLERGRRWPITPDGNTFATPTKPDARTTWLSTTSPFTEETFYPFTGVLEAFPGDGVIGLAGAGVGGGSLVNYAAMMAPSEELFRASFGDTLDYAEMAETWYPRARRLIGVSPIPDDVLNSDFYGNARQFARRAGRADLPTQRADMAIDWDVVRNEIAGRAVRSAVHGHAMWGINSGAKRSVDRTILAAAEATGRTSVRPLHQVVDIRPFEDRYLVECEEIDEHGKVLSRPQFVARQVFLAAGSLGTTRLLVRAKARGSLPLLNDEVGRNWGTGGDHIVARVGLLFNDPDQGGPSHMLARHWDNPDAPVTLLSFPPLGIPTLGALSSTMLAMSVAPALGHFTYRASTDKVELYWPKNDARITRVGSAVKRTAQRLNWANFGLGIDVITPALTSHSLGGAVLGKATGAAGALHGYRNLFVVDSALIPGSTGAMPPALTVTALADRCVTQALEQIA, from the coding sequence GTGAACGGCAACGTCTACAGTCGACGGCAGCTCCTGCGCTACGGCACCGTGGCGGCGGGGGCCGCGGTCCTCTCCGGAGGCCTGCTCAGTCGCACCGCGGCGGCCTCCGAACCCGTGGACGTCGCCATCATCGGCAGCGGCTACGCCGGCTCCGTCGCCGCCCTCCGGCTCGCCGAGGCAGGCATCAACTCCGTCGTCCTGGAACGCGGCCGCCGCTGGCCGATCACCCCCGACGGGAACACCTTCGCCACGCCCACCAAGCCCGACGCCCGCACGACCTGGCTGTCGACCACCTCGCCGTTCACCGAGGAGACCTTCTACCCCTTCACCGGGGTCCTGGAGGCGTTCCCCGGCGACGGCGTGATCGGCCTGGCCGGCGCCGGCGTCGGCGGCGGCTCCCTGGTCAACTACGCCGCCATGATGGCCCCCTCCGAGGAACTGTTCCGGGCCAGCTTCGGGGACACCCTCGACTACGCCGAGATGGCCGAGACCTGGTACCCGCGGGCACGCCGGCTCATCGGCGTCTCCCCGATCCCCGACGACGTGCTGAACTCCGACTTCTACGGCAACGCGCGGCAGTTCGCCCGCCGCGCCGGTCGGGCGGACCTGCCCACCCAGCGCGCCGACATGGCCATCGACTGGGACGTCGTCCGCAACGAGATCGCCGGCCGCGCCGTGCGCTCCGCCGTCCACGGGCACGCCATGTGGGGCATCAACAGCGGCGCCAAGCGCAGCGTCGACCGCACCATCCTCGCCGCCGCCGAGGCCACCGGCCGCACCAGCGTGCGACCGCTGCACCAGGTCGTCGACATCCGCCCGTTCGAGGACCGCTACCTGGTCGAGTGCGAGGAGATCGACGAGCACGGCAAGGTGCTCTCCCGCCCGCAGTTCGTCGCCCGCCAGGTGTTCCTGGCCGCCGGCTCGCTCGGCACCACCCGCCTGCTGGTCCGGGCCAAGGCCCGCGGCAGCCTGCCCCTGCTCAACGACGAGGTGGGCCGCAACTGGGGCACCGGCGGCGACCACATCGTCGCCCGCGTCGGCCTGCTGTTCAACGACCCCGACCAGGGCGGCCCCTCCCACATGCTCGCCCGGCACTGGGACAACCCCGACGCCCCGGTGACGCTGCTCAGCTTCCCGCCGCTCGGCATCCCCACCCTCGGCGCCCTCTCCAGCACCATGCTGGCGATGTCGGTGGCACCCGCCCTCGGCCACTTCACCTACCGCGCCAGCACCGACAAGGTCGAGCTGTACTGGCCGAAGAACGACGCCCGGATCACCCGGGTCGGCTCCGCCGTCAAGCGCACCGCGCAGCGGCTGAACTGGGCCAACTTCGGCCTCGGCATCGACGTGATCACCCCCGCCCTCACCTCGCACTCCCTCGGCGGGGCGGTGCTCGGCAAGGCCACCGGTGCCGCCGGCGCGCTGCACGGCTACCGCAACCTGTTCGTCGTCGACAGCGCGCTGATCCCCGGCTCCACCGGCGCCATGCCGCCGGCCCTCACCGTCACCGCGCTCGCCGACCGCTGCGTCACCCAGGCCCTGGAGCAGATCGCCTGA
- a CDS encoding NAD(P)/FAD-dependent oxidoreductase, which yields MRIVVVGAGVAGSSIAYHLARKGAEVELVDRADAGQATAAGAGMLAPWLAPDPDPDEYRLASAGAVYHQRLAQLLAEDGEGDVGYARVGALAVHRDPDVLRRTRDLVRERAAEDPTLGRVGLLDPRETSACFPALDPRLGAVHVESGARVDGRKLRDAMQRAAVRHGARMRTGSAELRMSGSRVQGVDVHCEAVNADAVVVAGGAWSQTLIEPIAPRLPVHPERGQIVDLHLIGHDTSTWPVVHAIGSSHYLLAFPGARVVAGATREMRAGFDHRLTAGGVAEVLGRALELAPGLADASLLDTRIGFRPHSPDGKPMLGAFSAVPGLFAATGFGASGLTVAPLAGRLVAELVLEGKPDTGETGVDLAAFDPLRPSLRG from the coding sequence ATGCGCATCGTTGTCGTTGGAGCCGGGGTCGCCGGCAGCAGCATCGCCTACCACCTCGCCCGCAAGGGCGCCGAGGTCGAGCTGGTGGACCGCGCCGACGCCGGCCAGGCCACCGCCGCCGGAGCCGGCATGCTCGCCCCCTGGCTCGCCCCCGACCCCGACCCCGACGAGTACCGGCTCGCCTCGGCCGGCGCCGTCTACCACCAGCGACTCGCCCAACTGCTCGCCGAGGACGGCGAGGGCGACGTCGGCTACGCCCGGGTCGGCGCGCTCGCCGTGCACCGCGACCCGGACGTGCTGCGCCGCACCCGCGACCTGGTCCGCGAACGCGCCGCCGAGGACCCCACGCTCGGCCGCGTCGGCCTGCTCGACCCACGGGAGACCAGCGCCTGCTTCCCGGCGCTCGACCCGCGGCTCGGCGCCGTCCACGTGGAGTCCGGCGCCCGGGTGGACGGCCGCAAGCTGCGCGACGCCATGCAGCGCGCCGCCGTCCGCCACGGCGCCCGGATGCGCACCGGATCCGCCGAACTGCGGATGAGCGGCAGCCGGGTACAGGGCGTGGACGTGCACTGCGAGGCGGTGAACGCGGACGCGGTGGTGGTCGCCGGCGGCGCCTGGTCGCAGACCCTGATCGAGCCCATCGCGCCCCGACTGCCGGTGCACCCGGAACGCGGACAGATCGTCGACCTGCACCTGATCGGGCACGACACCTCGACCTGGCCCGTCGTCCACGCCATCGGCTCCAGCCACTACCTGCTGGCCTTCCCCGGCGCCCGGGTGGTCGCCGGCGCCACCCGCGAGATGAGGGCCGGCTTCGACCACCGGCTCACCGCCGGCGGCGTCGCGGAGGTGCTGGGCCGCGCCCTGGAACTGGCACCCGGCCTCGCCGACGCCTCGCTGCTGGACACCCGGATCGGGTTCCGCCCGCACAGCCCCGACGGCAAGCCGATGCTCGGCGCGTTCTCCGCCGTGCCCGGCCTCTTCGCCGCCACCGGCTTCGGCGCCTCCGGCCTGACCGTGGCACCGCTGGCGGGGCGACTGGTCGCCGAGCTGGTGCTGGAGGGAAAGCCGGACACCGGTGAGACCGGAGTCGACCTGGCCGCCTTCGACCCGCTGCGCCCCAGCCTGCGCGGCTGA